Below is a genomic region from Chelmon rostratus isolate fCheRos1 chromosome 7, fCheRos1.pri, whole genome shotgun sequence.
cttcACATTTGTCCATATGGGATTTCCAGATCATTGCCCCTGACCTTAGGAGGACCATGAGGCtgtgcagctgagtgtgtgtaaatctgCCACTGGCCTTTGATCATGGCTGGTGGGAATGTGAGGATAAGgcggagagggggagaggggtaAGGACAGGTGGGAGGCAGGCATGGGAGAGGGGTGAAGGGGCTGGTCGAGAGAACcggagactgtgtgtgtgtgtgtgtgtgtgtgtgtgacagagaaaggaAGCTGTTACATCGATTTCTGTAAGCGGCAGCACATTGCAAAGATTCCCTTtcatgtgcaaaaaataaatattgattgGTTCTTTATCTTCGGCAAACTGTCTGCagtgacaaactgaaaataGGAACTGAAACGGTTTTGTGAGTCACTCAAAAACTCAGAGAGAGCCACAAGGGGAACATGCAAAAGGAAACTTAATAATTGTGCTTCAGCAGTTTCATCTGTTATGTTCTATTAACGTCCACACGTGGGAAAAATGTTATCAGCCGTGGACGAGGCTGAGATTAAGAGAAacttcagagctgctgtgaagtGACACATTAATTAAACACACGCATCTCGACAGGCCTGCCCTGCAGACACTCCGAGTTGTTTTATCACTGCCGTCCCATTCAGGTCTTACAAATCATAACGGTGCAGAGTCGACAGTGTCGGAAAGATAAACTGACCAATAAAATCTCACTCCTGTCTGCTCCTGGCTGACTGGCTCTGGCTCCGTCCCTGTCAGGGCCATCAATCTGCCGGCTGCTCTCTGTGGCAGAGACGGCACACTGCAGCACGCTAACTGCCTGCATTatgacacagcagcaggtcCTGAGAAGACCCACTCGCTGcttcacagcacagcagccaaaGTAACATGCAAGACCTCAAGAGTAAGAGTAGCTGTTGCACATCACAGAAACTGTTTGACATCttaataaaaaaaggaaacagcaaCCGAACTTGCCTAAAAATACTAAAAGTTACGAGTGATGCTGGTTTGATTTCTGATTTTTATGTTCTTGGATGTTGATAATCCTAAATGCAGCCTGCGTTTCTAGAAGTCAGTGAAAGTTTAATATAGTGCCTGAAAAAATGCCACATGTCCCCTTATCATTTCTCAACTCATTATGAGCGCTAGGTGCTaagctagcaggctaacatttttgtcattctcctgcacaaatgcagaaacacagcatcAGTCTGCAGTAAGCAAACAGTGGTTACTTGTTGGAGAAGTTTTGTGCATTtgctgtttctgcagttttttttttttttttttttttacagtttctttaAAGATGGTTTGAAGTCCCATCATGACACATATTGACACTCTCTTATATTTTTTGTCACTTACCTCTAGTGGTATTTAACCATGTAGatagttttcattttatttgtccagGTGTCCATCTGTGAGATGTTCACCTTGGttgagttgaaaaaaaaatgtaccacccgacaaataaaaaggaaacaatTTTGGCCTCTACTATTAGAAGttagagagaaaacatgaatttCTTGTTATTTGGGCAGACTGACCCTTTAAGTTTTTATCAGGAAGACCACACCACTAAATAAAAGGACTGACCACTCTAACTGCACACTTACTTCCTGTAAGAGCTATGTGGTggagcacacacatactgtccaCAGTGGAGAGGTACAGGAAATGGTCAAATAGTTTAATACAGGAAGTGGTTTTTGACATTTGATCCGGAGAAAGGAATTGTGGGCGTGGACGGCAGCCAGCTGCACAGGAAGATCAAGATGAGAACAGTGTTGCTCCAGACAGATCAGCTGATAAGCCTCTGCCAGACCATCAGTCAGCCTCCTTCTCGCCCTGcctctcctgacacacacagaaataaatacgcgcacacacacacacacacacacacacacacacacacacacagctcaccgCCTCAAACACACTTATTGGATCTGTTAAGATTATCATCTGGATCCAGCTCTCTGCAGAGGGCAAACGGAGGCCaggatgttttctgtgttcacccTCTTATAAAcccttcctgttttttgtttgctaaaGTCAATCAGCTGGAATAACTGCTGAGAAACGAGACTGTATAAAAACTGAGCTGTGGAGTCATTTTTGCAGACTGCGCAGTCTTTGGTAAACTCTGCCTTACTCTTTTAATGATGACCTTATTAAGAGAGCaaggtgatagtatcatgattgggtatgaaaggagcattctggaaaggctcagttgttcacggacaaggatggagcgaggttcaccgctttgtgaacacgtgattgtgtaaaggatgttactgcatgggctcaggagcactACGTAAACCGCTGTCGGTAAACACGGTTTGTGGATGAttgcttttttggaatctgggttgtagtTCATCGCTGCTAAGGCTGCACCAGTAATTCAGACTGTCGCCCCTTCATTATCATGTGTGAAGGAGAAGTCTGAAGGTTGGGAGAAGTTGGGCGTATTTCACGCAAAAGACATAGAGGGAAGTGGTGCTAATTACTGTAAACGTGTACCAGCAATTTAAAGCTCTATGCAGGGcttttttcttgtaaaatacacattttctgcttttacaaGTATTTCAGTTGCCTCCTACAGGATGTGAAGGATCTGATTTAACTGTGGACCATTCATCATTTCTCACTGTGGTTTTTGATGATATGGTGCAGAATGATGTATAATTATAcattattatttgttttctggAGCAGAGATGATTACACATTCATGACTGAATATGCGACGAAAGAAAAAGGTAGTTAGATGagatgttttattctgtgtttgtttgtatggtCACTCTTCAGTCCTCAAAGTCCAAAGTGAGCATCCCTCTGTCAGCCATCGTGGAGGTGAGGACCACCATGCCGCTGGAGATGCCCGACAAGGACAACACTTTTGTTCTTAAGGTAggagctgcagccatttttcagCCACGTTAGTACACCTGCCTCAGTTTCAGATAGAACTGCTATACAATAACAGGTTGTTGGAAAGTGAGCTAGCCCGCCCTGTCCTGTACCCTCATGTGGTCCTTTGAACAGAGTTCAGTGTGTGATCGTTTGGCTGCTTCCACAGGTGGAAAACGGGGGAGAGTACATCCTGGAAACCATCGACTCGCTGCAGAAAAACTCCTGGGTTGCTGACATCCAGGACTGCATAGACCCCGGGTAAACCACCAGATAAATATTTGCTGTTGgctgaggatggagaggagtggagggatggagaggagggggtggggggtggatgGGTAGGGGGATGGAGggctaacacacacagtcattaatCATCAAATTAGTGGAGTTTTTGACAGGTTGCTTTAGCACAAACATAGGCGAGCTCGCGCCACCAGCATTCCTCCTCGGTTTCCTGGGCTAGTGgacgtttgtgtgtgcagctcagGACGTAAACAGAAAGattttttgtgtgcgtgtttgtgggatgtggatgtgtgtggaGTTGTGCGTTGGCGCTCGCTGAtgtttgtttgcacatgtgtgtgcatgtgtatacgTTCTTGCGGTTCTCCTGACCTGCCTGCTTGTGTACAGCGACAGCGGCGATGACATCGAGCTGGCGTCGTGTCCTCACGGCCAGGCCTCCAAAGACTGCTCCATGGTGGCCTCTTGCAGCTGCGAACTGCTGTCTGAGGGTGAGCAAAGACCCACCCATCCACATAACATTATAATATTTTGATTCACGTGAATGTGTTACATATTAACAATGTGTTTAGGTGTGTATCGTGCTCCGGAAAGGTCGTGTCCGACAGCTGCAGAGCATTACAGCGCCCCCTCAGTCCGTTGCAGGGAACCCCCTTTCACCCAGCACCCATCCCACATGCCTTTAGAGCGCTTCCTCCAGTCCCCAGAGGCCCAGGGCTCCAACTCCTCTGGAGGTAGTAACACATACACTCCATTTCCTCTTCAAACGCTCAACATGAAGGCGTACGAATACACAAAAACGAAGAAAGTCAAAGAAACCTAAACTACTGATCTGTTGTGACTCTCCTCAGGCGGCAGTGAAGGAGCGAAAGAGTCAGACGGCGACGCCAGCCTGGCGGGTTACCCATGGTTCCATGGTACCCTGTCCCGCGTGCGTGCGGCTCAGTTGGTGCTCGCAGGCGGGGCCAGGAGCCACGGGCTCTTTGTGATTCGTCAGAGCGAGACACGGCCGGGCGAATATGTCCTCACCTTCAACTTCCAGGGCAAAGCAAAGGTGAGGCGACtagagagaggagaaataacATTGTGTTATTTGATCGAATCTCACACTTTGTAAACGAACTACGAAGAGAGAGGGGTGGTGGGAGGGTGTTGTACAGTAGAGGtgcaacaattatttttatcaaatgtgaaaaaaagttgtgttgaaatgaaaatggaggaaatTCTGACCtggaaccagaaaatattcTTTTCACTTCTCTAGATGAAAGAtttaaaacaattaatcagttatcaaaattgCCACTGATGCATCTTATGTtgtttaaataatgaatgaacTTGCTGTCTCTGCACTAGAACACATTAATCCCTCCTCCCAGCTGCACTTCTGCTTCACGGCAGCGTTAAATTCACTCAAGCTCCTTCTCAAGACATTTTGGGATGCAGCCATTGCTGTTCGCTGTTCCGAGTTGTTCAGGCCGTGGAAAAGATGCAGTAATGTCATCGTTTTGTGCGCTCTTATGTAACACGATCTCTGCACATCACATCCTGCCAGCCGGCGGTGTTGAGGAAGTGTCAGCTGCCGCCTCTTCCTCTGGTGTCAGCCTTGGCATTCTGTCACTTTGCTCCCACAGCGAGACGCCTCGCAGGAATGTCCTGACCTCTGTCTTGGTCTGTCTGTTTCAGATGCTCACTGTGTCTCACACTGCagttctctgtctttctgtgttgtGTCGTTTTCTTTTCCtaccctctcttttttttttacacctctccctcttcatcccttTGACCCTTTAACCTGTCTCTCCATTGTTAAtgtcctgtctcctcctctttcccttccTTCTCCCTCCCAGCATTTGCGTCTGTCAGTGAATGAGAACGGGCAGTGCCACGTGCACCACTTGTGGTTCCACACCGTGTCGGACATGCTGAGACACTTCCACACCCACCCCATCCCCCTCGAGTCTGGAGGCTCTGCTGACATCACATTACGCTCCTATGTACAAGTGCAGCGAAGCTCCACCGCAGGTACGCAACGCACAAACATGATTAATTAACTGGAGAGGCCGTAGACGTTTATCTCTCTTATTAGGAACCCACATGTTGATGTCAGGACACTGTCAAGGTGTCCTTTTCACATGAAAAAGCCTAATATTTGTACTTAAGGGCCCACTATGTGGCAGTTTCTCACGTGCTTTATAGTTACTTAATTAGCTCTTTATTAATAGCAGGTGGTCTGCCCACCCAATCTAGGTGAGACCTACATTAGACCTCAGGCTGTTGGGTAGAGCTATGCAGGAAATTAACTCAGGTCACCAAAGTGAAAAATTAACACATCTTTCCACTTACAAATGAAATTAACCGTAAACCTATTAAAAACCTTGATTCAGGTTTTGCTGCTTCAGCTTTATTTGACCTGGTACGACCAGGCCCTtgtggtggctaatgttagctaatgtgtGCAAACTTAAGCAAGATATGGCTGCGTGACCGAGTCAGATCACTGACATTGTGGCTCTGCAGAGCAAAGCATGTGCAGCTGTTACACTGGATTTAAGCATTGCCGTCATCATCGAACTGCCTCGGTTGTCAAAATGTAAGCATGTTAAAGCTTTTGACTTGCAAAACCTTGAAACAATTCACAGGTGGTTTCAAAGAAAGAAGCGTTTCGACTTGACAGTCGCTCTTCAGGTTAACAGAGGGCGATTAGACTTCCAGAAAGTTAGATGCGCTGATGGATGTCAGAGGTTTGTTCAGTGAGTTACAGCAGAGCTAAAACTCACTGAACCCAccccgccctcctcctcttccataCTAACACTACTCCTGCCCTCCGCTCTCCTGGCATGGGATGAATGTCCTCCTGTACAGGAGAGTGAGGGGGCGATTATACCGCAGGAGTTTTGCATTCAGGCCGAGACTCCGGCCCCAGCCCAGCCCAGTGGTCACAAAGGGGCCCTCTGTTTCCCCAAACGCTGgacgtacacacactcatgcactcACTCCCAAACACAAACTTACATAGAGTGAGGGCTTGATTCAGGGAGTAAAAGGCTTTACTGATACACTGGTCAGGCGTGTCTTTGGCACCAGTGTTGTCGGTGTTATTGCCCACCAAGAGAAAGGACAATAAAGGAGGCCCACACTgcctgtgtttacatgctggTCGATGAAGGAGCCTTTTGTCAGCAGCTCTCCAGTGTAAAGCAACAAACAATtatcagcagcacagatgaattGATATTATTAACCTTCTATTCAAAGgatttctctcttcttcccaCAATCTGCTGCAGATGTGACCGTGCCTCCAGTCCTCACCCCACCCAGGGATGCAGGCTGCCGGACAGACTCAGCCCAGCCAGCTCTCCACCCTCCTGGGATCACAGCGACTGCAGGGCCCCCTCCTGACGCCCCGCTCTCCTCGagcacctcctcctcacccacCGCCCTTCCGTCCCTCTCCCGCAGTGACCCAggtacaggaggaggaggagtgggtggAGGGTTACAGAGCCGGAGCAACAGCTCTGAACGCCTGCTGGAGGCCTCTAGTGGTGCATCAGAGGACTACCACGACCCTGATGGGACTCGCAGGGCCCGAGCAGTGGAGAACCAGTACTCTTTCTACTAAACAAGCCAGGGCAGTGTTCAGTCACGTACTCTCTGGGTCGGATGAGATTCAGAAAGTTGGAGGTGACATGGGACAATGGGAAAACGGTCCAACGCACTGGATCAcccattgtttttgtttgtttttgttttaaggcaatttcctgtttctctgatTTGAGAAGGGAGGTGAGATCAGTGTGTCCAGTCACACTGTTATATCCCTCTGCAGCCCGGTGGcgtctttttttaaacagtgaagagagagacagaaggccACCGGTggaaatggaggagaggagatctGGATGtggaaaaagcagcagtgaagaaGAGCACAGGGGGAGAAAGCAAGAGGAAGTCATCCAGTGGAGTCGTATGGCTTTGATTCACATCCCCtgaccacttcctgttcatCTTTACCCACAGTTCCCTGGGAGCAGAGCCTGTGTCACCACCCTGCTGAAGGGTTGAAAGACTGAAACGACCCTGAAGAAACAGCCCCTCCCCTCAGAGCTCCCGAGAGCATCCCATTAATGTTTGTAAAGCTGCTTTGAGTCTGTCCCGGATATCCTCGCCGTCCCTGCAGGGTTTCCCTACAAAGTCCTGCTCTGGGGCTCTGCTGCACACTAACATCAGTGCAGCCATCACGGGCGTGTTAGTGTTAGCTcggagatgttttttttaaacgtgTACAGCCTAAAGGGTCTCAGTGCCTGACAGTTTCCTTGGACTTGAACAGACTGTTGCCCATAGCGACGAAGAGGATGCACATCTTGCATAATCACAACGGCCCAAAAATTAAATGCAGGTGATTACTTTACCATCAGTTTCTGCTCAAAACATACAGAACGTGCATATCtctgcacactgaaatgctttttcTCCCCATGGCTTCATGGATGGCTGCAGCATACACACAGGTggtcacatgtcacatgttgAAATGGAAGATGAACGAGTTCAGCCTGCAGAAATGTGGCAGGGTGGCTCCCATTTTGCTGTCATACTGGGTTATTTCTatgagtgtgtggtggtgtattAGAGTCCAAATATTTTTCAATCGGTGTGCTACAGTAGTGTTTCTAAAACATGGTTTTCGGGGTCCCTCCATCTGGTGCTGGTTCTGTATTCAAGCTTATCATATCAATAACCTGTAGATTAGATATGCTGTTAATATAGGAGTTCACTTTGAAGTAATGCCTTTAAGATATTATTATACCAAATCCAGCATTTATCGGAGGGACTGGGGACTTGTTTTTTAGAAAGGTGGCAGTATTGCGTACTGTTTGTGCAGCCTGGTGTAGACTGGAACAGTACAGGCAGTAAGGTAAAGGGTACTAGATGGCCATGCTTGAATAGAAAGATGTGAcattgctgctttatttttaacGCAGAGTACTGATCCTCAGCTTTGTAACATAGCCTAGTAATAAAAAGGCTAGATTTCGCAcaacaaaatgttcatgttaGCATAAGAACAACACCATAGTCCTAGACATTCAGTGAAATAGTAAATATCAGTTTAAATGTCCTCTTAAAGAAGTTTAAAATTCgggaaatgcatttatttgcttCCTCGACAAGAGTTAGAATAAATGAGAACAGTGAGGCCatgtgagagtggtgtcaatgTTCTGTTCCATCTCTTGGCAAAGCAGTGAATACTAGCATACCTCCCCAAATACACAAACTTGTCTTTAACAGCATGGTAGACACACCTGAGAACACAAATGGCTCTCAGCGACTGTATTTCAAACATATGCAACACTTTCGTTCAGCGGGACTAAACATATCAAGAGTCGACGTCTGTCTCTTCAAGCGTGGCCGTTTAGCTTCGGAGGTGACGTTTCACCAGACGGAGCAGTTCATGTGCCAACTCGAATCCTATTTTTGAAACATATTTATTCCTCAGCCgttgtaaattacatttttccTATCAAGTCTTATTTATGTACAATTGATTGATTCTTCTTGATGAAAACATCCTCAGTGGAATGTGTCCGTCGCAAGAGCCCATCTCACATATCACAGATTGCTCATGTCtcccttttatt
It encodes:
- the LOC121609734 gene encoding SH2B adapter protein 2; this encodes MNGAVVPGSPELSSCPLPDWREFCELHARASAADFADKFQRFLSENPCYDSPGADVSFSQHFAHHFLECFSAALTQARENQASSPGEDGSNTAPKYSIVPFLGIQGCPLSYGHDLYQRRKDAGASSESLDSMDSGGGGIDGGGSGTTTSRGPQPTHKVSALGQSRSSEDVSVSHPKARFKKGFSLRNMSLCVVDGVKEMWHRRASPEPDGPSGARKANGGGGGGGGEAAGTEKWSQKLRLPRGSQGHKAEMLEIQREGALRYMVADDTNCMGAAQWQKCRLLLRKTKREEGGERFLLEFYVPPKSSKSKVSIPLSAIVEVRTTMPLEMPDKDNTFVLKVENGGEYILETIDSLQKNSWVADIQDCIDPGDSGDDIELASCPHGQASKDCSMVASCSCELLSEGVYRAPERSCPTAAEHYSAPSVRCREPPFTQHPSHMPLERFLQSPEAQGSNSSGGGSEGAKESDGDASLAGYPWFHGTLSRVRAAQLVLAGGARSHGLFVIRQSETRPGEYVLTFNFQGKAKHLRLSVNENGQCHVHHLWFHTVSDMLRHFHTHPIPLESGGSADITLRSYVQVQRSSTADVTVPPVLTPPRDAGCRTDSAQPALHPPGITATAGPPPDAPLSSSTSSSPTALPSLSRSDPGTGGGGVGGGLQSRSNSSERLLEASSGASEDYHDPDGTRRARAVENQYSFY